In Candidatus Pantoea floridensis, the genomic window AAACGCAACAGTGTGGTTTTACCAATACCGGACGGCCCCATGATTGCGGTAACTTTTCCGGCGGGCACCGTTAACGAGATATCGTCGAAGATCGTACGATCTCCGCGCGTGAAACTGACGCCACGAACCTCAACCAGATTCGTTTGCTGCTGGATCATCTTTACCTCTTTATGCGGATCGGGCGTTATCAAAGCTGTCGATGGTAGCCTGGTAGCCTCTAATGCACGATAGTTTTACAGAAACTTACCCACTTGGTGTGGCGAAAACGGCCTTAAAATTTACTTTTGCCTCTCAGACAGTCAAAATCAGCGCCTGCTTACGCGTGCAGCATGCTTTTACCTGTCGGACAAGGTTTGCCGGCCCCCCATCCATCAAGGATTTTTAATGTTCGTAGCCTCTGCCTTGCTGTTTATCGGATTGATTTTACTGGTTTACGGTGCCGACCGTCTGGTGTTTAGCGCCGCGATCCTGTGTCGATCCTTTGGCATCCCACCGCTAATCATTGGCATGACGGTGGTGAGCATTGGTACATCCTTACCGGAATTAATTGTCTCGTTCTCAGCAGCACAGCATGGACAGATGGATTTAGCCGTGGGAACCGCTCTCGGTTCTAACATTACGAATATTCTATTAATTCTTGGCGGCGCAGCGCTACTCCACCCCCTGACAGTACACTCCAATCTCATTCGGCGCGAACTGCCATTACTGCTGCTTGTCTCACTGCTCAGCGGCATCATGCTGTTTGATAATTATTTGAGCAGGCTTGATGGTGTGGCGTTGCTGCTCATCGCGCTGGGTTATCTGCTGGTGGTGATCCGCATTGCCCGCCGTGCCGAACGTGACAATAATGACACCCTAACCCGCGAACAGCTGGCCGAGCTGCCGCGCGATGAAGCGGGTAATACCGTGGCTTTTCTGTGGCTGGCCGTCGCGCTGATTATTTTACCGATGTCGACGCGTATGGTGATCGACAACGCGACGGTTTTTGCCGACTACTTCGGTGTGAGCGAACTGGTGATGGGTTTGACGCTGATTGCCGTCGGCACCAGCTTGCCTGAACTGGCAACGGTGGTAGCAGGCGCACTAAAAGGTGAAGATGATATTGCCATTGGTAATCTTATCGGAGCCAATATTTTTAACCTGGCGATTGTGCTCGGCCTGCCCGCACTGATTCATCCCGGCAGTATAGATACACACGCCTTTGCGCGTGATTATTGGGTAATGCTGGCCGTTAGCGTGCTGTTCGCCCTGCTCTGTCTGCTGCGTAAGCGGCGGATTGGCCGTATTGCAGGCACTCTATTATTAGGTGGATTTATCGCGTGGGTTCTGTGGCTATGGCTCAGCCCCATGGTTATCACAAGCTATTAAGGACGGACTGACCATGTCACAACAGCAACCGGATTTCGATTTTCAGCAGGCAGGTAAAGCGGTGCTGCGCATCGAACGTGAAGGGCTGGAGCAGCTTGATCAATACATCAATGACGATTTCAGTCGCGCCTGCGCAATGATATTTGCCTGTCGCGGCAAAGTGGTCGTGATGGGCATGGGCAAATCGGGACACATTGGTAAAAAAATGGCCGCGACCTTTGCCAGTACCGGTACGCCATCATTCTTTGTGCACCCCGGAGAAGCCAGCCACGGCGATCTCGGTATGGTAAGCACCAATGACGTGGTCATCGCCATTTCCAATAGCGGCGAGTCAGGTGAAATCCTTGCGCTGATTCCGGTGCTAAAGCGCCAAAAAGTCCAGCTGATTTGTATCACGGGCCGCCCGGAAAGCGCGATGAGCCGCGCAGCTGATGTGCACCTGTGTGTGAACGTGCCGCAGGAAGCCTGTCCGCTGGGCTTGGCACCGACCACCAGCACCACCGCCACCTTAGTCATGGGCGATGCGCTTGCCGTCGCTCTGCTGGAAGCGCGTGGATTTACGCAGGAAGATTTTGCGCTGTCGCATCCCGGTGGCGCGTTGGGGCGTAAACTGCTGTTGCACGTCAGCGATATCATGCACAGCGGCGATGAAATCCCGCACGTCAGTCGTGACGCGTCAATGCGTGATGCATTACTGGAAATTACGCGTAAGAATCTCGGCTTGACGGTCATCGTCGATGATCTGATGAAAATTGAAGGCATCTTCACCGATGGGGACTTACGTCGCGTGTTTGATATGGGCATCAATTTCCAGACGGCCCGCATCCAGGATGTGATGACCAGCGGCGGCATTCGCGTGCGTCCAAATATGCTGGCGGTTGACGCACTTAATCTGATGCAAAACAAAAACATTACCGCCCTGCTGGTCGCCGATGACGATCGCCTGCTCGGTGTGGTACATATGCATGACATGCTACGCGCTGGCGTAGTCTGAACAGGAAATACTCATGAGTACTGAAACGGCGATGGTCGAGACTTGCTACGGTCCAGTGAGCGCAGCGGTGATGGCACGTGCCGCGCAGATTCGCCTGCTGATTTGTGATGTCGACGGCGTGATGTCCGATGGCGTGATTTATATGGGGAACAGCGGTGAAGAGCTAAAAGCTTTTAACGTACGCGATGGCTATGGCGTGCGTTGCCTGCTGACCTCCGGCGTCGAAGTGGCTATTATTACCGGCCGCAAAGCAAAACTGCTGGAAGATCGCTGTAAAACGCTCGGCATTACGCATCTTTACCAGGGACAATCGGATAAGCTTTTGGCCTGGCGTGAACTCCTGGATAAACTGTCGTTATCTGCCGAACAGGTGGCGTACATCGGTGACGATCTGATCGACTGGCCAGTAATGGCGCAGGCAGGTTTGAGCGTTGCCGTGGCGGATGCCCACCCGATTTTGCTGCCGCGCGCGCATTATGTTACCCGCATTGCCGGTGGCCGCGGCGCAGTACGTGAGTTGTGCGATCTGATTTTGATTGCGCAGAACAAATTTGAGGATGCCATAGGGCAATCAATATGAGTAAGAGCAGGCGTTGGATGACGCTGATTCTGGCCCTGATCGCGTTGGTGCTGATCGGCTGGAATCTCACCAACCAGGATGACAACAAAACGCCGGTGGCGACGAACAATCAAGAGCCAACGTATACCAGCGAAAAATCCAATACTGTGGTGTATAACCCCACGGGCGCACTGGGTTATAAGCTGGTGTCAGATAAAGTGACCTACTTTTCAGCCGATGAGGTAAGTTGGTTCGATAATCCGGTGATGACCACCTATGACGAAAACAAAGTGCCGACGTGGTCAGCGCGTGCTGACAAGGCAAAGCTGACTAAAGATCGTATGCTTTACCTTTACGGCAATGTCGTCGTCAATACGTTGACCCAGGATTCACAGCTTGAGCGCATTCTTACCGATAACGCTCAGGTAAATTTGGTCACCCAGGACGTGACGTCTGACGATAAAGTCACCCTTTTTGGCCGCAGTTTTAATTCCACTGGCATGAAAATGCGCGGCAATTTACGGACGAAAAATGCTGAGCTGCTTGAAAAGGTCAAAACTTCCTATGAAATCCAAAATGAACCAAAACAGCCTTAAGTTATTGCTGGTGAGTGCCCTGCTGGCAACGAGTTTGCCCGCCTTGGCGCTGACCGGCGACTCAGACAAGCCCGTTAATATTGACTCCGTTAATCAGGCGCTGGACCTGCAAGGCAACGTCGCGACCTTTACCGGCAACGTGATTGTTACCCAGGGTTCGATCAAGATTACCGCCGATAAAGTCGTGGTCACACGTCCTGGCGGCGACAGCAAGAAAACCATCGTTGATGCCTATGGTAATCCTGCCACCTTTTACCAAATGCAGGACAGCGGCAAGCCGGTTCAGGGCCATGCCAGTAAACTGCACTACGAATTGGCGAACGACTTTGTTGAGCTGACGGGCAATGCCTTTATTCAGCAGCAGGACAGCAATATTAAAGGCGATCGTATCACTTACCTGGTGAAAGAGCAGAAAATGCAGGCATTTAGCCAGGGTGAAAGTAAGCGTGTGACCACCGTTCTGGTACCGTCGCAGCTGCAGGATAAAAACGGCTCGTCCGCGAGCCCTAAAAAGAGTAATTGATTGCTATGGCCACACTGATCGCTGAAAACCTGGCGAAAGCCTACAAAGGCCGCCGCGTGGTGGAAGATGTTAGTCTGCAGGTAAAATCCGGCGAGATTGTCGGCCTGCTGGGCCCAAATGGTGCCGGTAAAACCACCACGTTTTACATGGTGGTTGGCATTGTGCCGCGCGATGCCGGCCGCATCGTGATTGATGATGAAGACATCAGCATTTTGCCGCTGCATGCACGTGCACGCCGCGGCATCGGCTATTTACCTCAGGAAGCCTCGATTTTCCGCCGCTTGAGCGTGTACGACAACCTGATGGCGGTGCTGCAGATTCGCGATGATCTGACCGAAGAGCAGCGCCAGGATCGTGCTAACGAACTGATGGAAGAGTTCCACATCGCGCATCTGCGTGACAGCATGGGCCAGGCGTTATCGGGCGGTGAGCGCCGTCGTGTGGAGATTGCGCGCGCGCTGGCGGCTAATCCGAAGTTTATCCTGCTGGATGAGCCTTTTGCCGGCGTTGACCCCATCTCCGTTATCGATATCAAGAAAATCATTGAGCATTTGCGTGACAGCGGCCTTGGCGTGCTGATTACCGACCACAACGTGCGTGAAACCCTCGCGGTGTGTGAACGCGCTTATATTGTTAGCCAGGGGCATTTGATTGCCCATGGCACACCTGATGAAATTCTTGTAGATGAGCAGGTTAAGCGTGTTTATTTGGGCGAAGAGTTCAGACTCTGATAAGGTGTCGTAACACCCTACGTTTGCTTAGGAAATTCTAACCGAATTATGAAGCAAGGTTTGCAACTCAGGCTCAGCCAACAGCTGGCGATGACACCACAGTTGCAGCAAGCTATCCGCTTGCTGCAACTCTCTACGCTTGAACTCCAGCAAGAACTCCAACTGGCGCTGGAAAGCAATCCGCTGCTTGAACAAACCGATCTGCATGAAGAAGTCGATGCGCGCGAATTTCAGGATCAGGAAAGTGATTCACTAGATACGCGTGAAGCACTTGAACAGAAAGATATGCCCGAAGAGTTGCCGCTCGATGCCACCTGGGACGAAATCTACACCGCGGGAACCCCTTCAGGCACAGGTACCGACTACCAGGACGATGAGCTGCCGATCTATCAAGGCGAAACCACCCAATCGCTGCAGGATTATCTGATGTGGCAGGTTGAGTTAACGCCTTTTAGCGATACGGACCGCGCGATTGCCACCTCGATTGTCGATGCCATTGACGATACCGGTTATCTCACCGTCACTATACAAGACATTTATGACAGTATTGGTGATGAAGAGTTGACACTGGAAGAAGTCGAAGCCGTGCTTAAGCGCGTGCAACGTTTCGATCCCGTTGGCGTAGGTGCGCGCGACTTACGTGATTGTCTGTTAGTACAGCTCTCTCAATATTCGTCCGAAACACCTATGCTGGCGGAAGCCCGTTTGATTGTCAGCGAGCATCTCGATCTGTTGGCTAACCATGATTTCCGCAGTCTGATGCGCGTGACGCGTCTCAAAGAAGAGATACTGAAAGACGCGATGCTGCTGATTCAGTCGCTCGATCCGCGTCCGGGTCAATCGATCAACACCAGCGAACCAGAATATGTTATTCCTGATGTTCTGGTGCGCAAAATCAGCAAGCGCTGGACAGTTGAACTCAACTCAGACAGCATGCCGCGCCTGAAAATCAACCAGCAGTATGCTGCGATGGGCGGTGCCGGACGTAACGAAAGCGATAATCAGTTTATCCGCAGTAATTTGCAGGAAGCCAAATGGCTGATTAAGAGCCTCGAGAGCCGTAACGATACGCTGCTCAAAGTGACACGCTGTATCGTTGAGCAACAGCAGGCATTTTTTGAGCAGGGCGAGGAGTATATGCGCCCGATGGTGCTGGCAGATATCGCCCAGGCCGTTGATATGCACGAGTCCACCATTTCACGCGTGACCACGCAGAAATACTTGCACAGTCCGCGCGGCATCTTTGAGTTGAAATATTTTTTCTCCAGCCACGTCAACACCGAGGGCGGCGGCGAAGCCTCCTCCACGGCGATTCGCGCACTGGTGAAAAAATTGATCTCCGCGGAAAATCCCGCAAAACCCTTGAGCGACAGCAAACTGACCTCCATGTTATCTGAACAGGGCATCATGGTAGCGCGACGTACGGTTGCTAAATATCGCGAGTCTTTATCTATACCGCCATCAAACCAGCGCAAACAATTGGTTTGACCGAACGAAGAAGGAAGACCTATGCAGCTAAACCTGACCGGACTTAACGTTGAGATTACCGAACCTCTGCGTGAATTTGTAAATACCAAATTTGCCAAACTGGAACACTATTTTGATCATATCAATCAGGTTTATATTGTTCTAAAAGTAGAGAAGGTGACGCAGGTTGCGGACGCAACACTGCACGTCAACGGCGGAGAGCTGCACGCCACATCGGAAGCGGAAGACATGTACGCGGCCATCGACGGGTTAATCGATAAGCTTTCCCGTCAGTTGACCAAACATAAAGACAAACTGAAAAAACACTAACCTTCACGCTTGCAGAGTGCTGACTGATTCGGCACTTAGAGCAAAATGGGGCGGGTTTAACCGTCCCGTTTTGTCATCTGCGCAAGCGCCAACGGGCGAACCGCAATGCAGTTAATTGCCTGATCCCCGCGGCTATGTGAACTCGCAAGTGAAACGATGATGAACAACGATCTGACACTGGAATTGAGCTCGGTCCTTTCACTGGACTGTACCCGTAGCGGCGTACACTGCCAGAGTAAAAAACGCGCGCTGGAAATTATCAGCGAGCTAGCAGCGAAGCAGCTCAATCTGCCGCACCAGACGCTTTTCGAAGCAATCCTGACCCGCGAACGCATGGGCAGCACCGGCATTGGCAACGGCATTGCTATCCCACACGGCAAGTTGGAAGAAGATACATTGCGCGCCGTAGGGGTGTTTATCAGCCTTGATCAGCCCATCGCTTTCGATGCGGTTGATAACCAGCCGGTTGACCTGCTGTTTGCCCTTCTGGTACCCGCGGACCAGTGTAAAACCCACTTGCACACGCTTTCGCTTGTTGCTAAACGCCTGGCGGACAAAACGGTCTGCCGCCGTTTACGTGCAGCACAGAGCGATGAAGAGCTCTACGCCATTATCACAGAAGCTCAGGAAGCACACTCTTAAGCGTAAAACACTTTTACCGGCCAGTTCGCCGGTTTAAAACGGGAGAAATGTGATGGTGCTGATGATCGTTAGCGGTCGGTCAGGCTCAGGAAAATCGGTTGCGCTCCGTGCTCTTGAAGACATGGGCTTTTACTGTGTCGATAACCTTCCGGTTGTGCTATTGCCGGAGCTGGCGAATACCTTAACCGAACGCAACATCTCTGCTGCGGTCAGCATTGACGTGCGTAATATGCCTGAATCGCCGGAAGTGTTTGAAGCCGCGCTCAACAATCTGCCCGACTCTTTCTCGCCGCAGTTGCTGTTTCTCGATGCCGATCGCAACACATTGATCCGTCGTTATAGCGATACGCGTCGCCTGCATCCGCTTTCCAGCAAAAATTTGTCGCTGGAGAGCGCCATCGATGAAGAGAACGATCTGCTGGAACCCTTGCGTTCACGCGCCGATCTGATTATCGATACGTCTGAGATGTCGGTTCATGAGCTGGCGGAGATGCTGCGTACCCGTCTGCTGGGTAAACGCGAGCGTGAATTAACCATGGTGTTTGAGTCATTTGGCTTCAAACACGGTATTCCGATCGATGCAGATTATGTGTTCGATGTGCGTTTTCTGCCGAACCCGCATTGGGATCCTAAGTTGCGTCCGATGACGGGCCTTGATCGGCCAGTAGCGGCATTCCTCGATCGTCATACTGAAGTGCATAACTTTATCTATCAAACGCGTAGCTATCTGGAATTGTGGCTGCCGATGCTGGAAACCAATAACCGCAGCTATCTTACTGTTGCCATCGGCTGCACCGGCGGCAAGCACCGTTCAGTGTATATTGCTGAACAACTGGCGGATTATTTCCGATCGCGCGGTAAAAATGTGCAGTCTCGCCATCGCACTTTGGAAAAACGCAAATCATGACCGTGAAACAAACCGTTGAGATTCGAAATAAGCTGGGCATGCATGCGCGTCCAGCGATGAAGCTGTTTGAGCTGGTACAAAGCTTTGATGCTGAAGTGCTGTTGCGCAATGAATCAGGTACCGAAGCCGAAGCTAGCAGCGTCATTGCGCTGCTCATGCTCGACTCGGCGAAAGGCGGTCATATCGAAATTGAAGCCAGCGGCCCGCAGGAAGAACAGGCGCTGGCGGCGGTTATCGAACTGTTTGAAGCGGGCTTTGACGAAGACTAAGCTTTTAGTGCAGTTTGTAGCGATTGAGAAAACCCTCGCCGCCCAGCTGCCGCATCTGGCGCATAATCCACTGCTGACGCTGACGCGTGTAGCCAGAAGGCGCATCGGCACGGAAGCGAATCGGATTAGGTAGCACTGCCGCCAGCAGCGCCGCCTCTGACATTGTGAGGCGACTAGCGGGCTTATTAAAGTAGCGCTGCGACGCTTCCTCCACCCCGAATACCCCGTTACCAAATTCTGCAATATTCAGATATACCGTCAGGATGCGGCGCTTCGTCCACACGGTTTCAATTCCCACCGTCAATCCCGCTTCCAGCCCTTTGCGCATCCAACTCCGCCCATCCCACAAGAAGAGATTTTTTGCCGTTTGCTGGGATAAGGTTGAGGCACCGCGCATGCGCTCATTACCCTCGTTATCCAGTACTGATTGAATGGCATCAACATCAAAACCCCAATGCTCAGGAAATTTTTGATCTTCTGATGCGATCACCGCCAGGGCCATCCAGGGAGAAATCTCGTCCATGCTGACCCAGTCTGAGTGCGCCACATAATCAAAATGCCCGGTAAACCAGGCGCCGATTTGTCGCTCTACCATCACTGCAGAAAACGGCACAGGTAAGAACGCAAACAGCAGAATGCCCGCTAACCACATACCCAACCAGGCCAGCAGAACTTTAGCAATCAGTACCTTAATACGTTTTCCCAGCTTCCCTTTACTCTTGCTCATGCAATTTTCTCTTACCTGTTCCCTGTATTAATTAATCACTCAAGTCACGATATCAAACAGCAATGTCTCAACGCTAAATTTTAACCCTATACCCGTTGAGTAACGAGGTTAATTAACGTTCAGCATGCACAATGCTTCTGTATTAGAGCCAAATACATCAAGCACTTCCAGTAAAAAAGGAATCGGTTCCATAAACAGAAATCGATCCAATGCAGTCTCACTGGATACTTAACTGAATGTGATGTCGATCACGCAAAACCTTTCGTAATGCTTAACTATAACTTTTAGTAGTCTTCGAAGATGCTCATTGATATGCAAGACCATTCTTAAAATCATGGCGGAATTCGCCCTGTCATCCATCGATTAGCACGTGGAAGAGGTAAAGCGATTTACCGCACAAATGGTTTACATTGCACGCTAAACCTTAAACTGGAACTTTCAACAGAGGGTTTCCAAAACGTTTTGGATAACCTGACCGAAAAAAAGCTTTTTTTGATAATTTTCAGAGCGTTAACCTTACTCAACTGCAATTTATCGTCAGTTTGAGTTTTTCCATGCTCCTTACAGGGCTTTCTAACGAAACGCTGAAGCAAAACCAGGCAAAAAGCAGAACAATTGGTCAAAAAGAGTGCAATTTGGCAAAGAAATTAATTCCTTGCTTGACTGTGTCAGCAAATTAATGTTTTCTGTATTTAATCGCTGCTCAACATCACACAATTTAATGAATCTTATCGCAAGCGTTAGCGAATTTGTTAAGGTGATTTGGAAGCGTTAACCAATACCACACTGTTGCTTTTTTATTCGATCTCTCATAATAGCAGCAGTACCCATTTCCCTGGTGTTGGCGCAGTATTCGCGCACCCCAGTTTCGACTGGGGTCATTTTTTTCTGACGTCCTGTAATTTCTCTCGCTCAGCAACCCATTCACGTAACACGTTCACGTCCTGCAACCATTCCTGTTTTAATTCGTCGATCCACTCCTGGACATTGTCCCACCACGCTGGCAATTCCGGCGACTGAATCTGCTTCGCCAGCTGTTGCAAGTGCAGTAAACCAACCGAACCCGCCGCGCCTTTAATCTTGTGGCCTTCTTCGGCAATGCCCTTCTGATCGCGCGCCATCATGTTCGAATCCAGCACATCAAGGTATCCGGGCATCATCTGCTCAAACATCGTTAAGCTCTGCGTAATCAATCCTGGCCCCACCAATTCAATGTATTGTTCCAGCATTGGGACATCCAACAACATGCGTGATTGCTCGGCCGACGACTCGCTGACGATCTCTTCCTGCTCCGGCTGGTAATCCCAAAACTTTTTGATCATGGCGGTCAGCGCCGGTACGGCCAGCGGTTTGCTCAGCACATCATCCATGCCCGCATCGAGATACTCTTTTTTGTCCTTCAACACGTTTGCTGTCAGGGCCACCAGCGGCGGCAACGTTGTGCCAGCATGGCGCTGATGGATGGCGCGCGATACATCAAGGCCCGTCATATCGGGCAGTTGAATATCGAGCAATACCAGATCGAACTCCTGTGGATCAAACATCGCCAGCGCGTCCGTGCCAGTCATGGCAACTTCCACGCTGCAGCCCAATTTCTCCAACACTGAACGCGCGACAATCACGTTTAGCTCGATATCTTCCACCAGCAGGACGTGCAGCGCCGGTAACGGCATGCTGTCATCCAGATTGTCGTCCTCAACCTCTTCAGCAACACGTGGCGCGTTGATCTCAACGGTAAAGCAAGAACCCTGCCCCGCGACGCTGCTGACGCGGATATCGCCACCCATCGCTTGTGCTAGACGCCGTGATACTGCCAGGCCAATACCAGTGCCCGTTGCTGGCTTTCCGCCGTGCTGATCTTTCACCTGATAATACATAGCGAAAATCTTGTCCTGCTCCTCCTGAGGAATGCCCATACCTGAATCCTGCACTTCAAAGCGCAGTGTTTCATCCTGAAGATAGGCAACGCGCACCACGATTTCGCCCTGCTGAGTAAATTTCACCGCGTTACCAATCAGGTTCCACAGAATCTGACGTAGACGTGTACCATCTGCTGAGATTTTATGCGGCAGCGGCAGCTCTGGCGCCATAACAAACTTCAGCCCTTTCGGCTGCGCCAACAGTCCAGAGAGGTTTTCCAGATCGGCGAGGAAGCCGGTGAAATCCAGCGGCTGATTATCCAGCTGTACTTTTCGGCGTTCGATTTTGTCCACTTCAATAACATCGTTAAAGATGTTGCCGAGCGTGATGGCAGAAACGTGGATAGTTTTAAGGTACTTCAGCTGTTCCTGATTCAGATCGGTATCGAGCAGAATGCGACTCAGCCCGACGATGCCGTTAAGCGGCGTACGCAGCTCGTGGCTGATAGTTGAGATAAAGGTCGTCTTC contains:
- the arcB gene encoding aerobic respiration two-component sensor histidine kinase ArcB; translated protein: MKQIRLLAQYYVDLMVKLGLVRFSLLLASALVVLAMVVQMAVTMVLRGHVESIDVVRSIFFGLLITPWAVYFLSVVVDQLEESRQRLTKLVDKLEEMRTRDLELNQQMKETITQLNQEINDRIKAEQAREQVMDKLREEMARREQAQIELEQQSSFLRSFLDASPDLVFYRNIDKQFSGCNRAMELLTGMSEKQLIGMTPRDIYDEEAATKVLETDEKVFRHNVSLTYEQWLQYPDGRKACFEIRKVPYYDRVGKRSGLMGFGRDITERKRYQDALENASREKTTFISTISHELRTPLNGIVGLSRILLDTDLNQEQLKYLKTIHVSAITLGNIFNDVIEVDKIERRKVQLDNQPLDFTGFLADLENLSGLLAQPKGLKFVMAPELPLPHKISADGTRLRQILWNLIGNAVKFTQQGEIVVRVAYLQDETLRFEVQDSGMGIPQEEQDKIFAMYYQVKDQHGGKPATGTGIGLAVSRRLAQAMGGDIRVSSVAGQGSCFTVEINAPRVAEEVEDDNLDDSMPLPALHVLLVEDIELNVIVARSVLEKLGCSVEVAMTGTDALAMFDPQEFDLVLLDIQLPDMTGLDVSRAIHQRHAGTTLPPLVALTANVLKDKKEYLDAGMDDVLSKPLAVPALTAMIKKFWDYQPEQEEIVSESSAEQSRMLLDVPMLEQYIELVGPGLITQSLTMFEQMMPGYLDVLDSNMMARDQKGIAEEGHKIKGAAGSVGLLHLQQLAKQIQSPELPAWWDNVQEWIDELKQEWLQDVNVLREWVAEREKLQDVRKK